ATAGAGATTGGTTCGTTTAATCAATAGGTAACTTCCCTTTCGGTAATATACTTCATGCTAGAGTTAGGAAGGCATGTAAAGTACCCTCTGGTTTATGCATGCTTGAACCATTTTTTTGTATTATTTGCAATGTTTACTAGCATCAACATAACCGGCACCTCAGTTAAAACACCAACAATTGTAGCAAGGGCGGCAGGACTTAGTGTGCCAAAAAGAGAGATTGCAACAGCAACAGCAAGTTCAAAGAAATTTGACGCACCGATCATACTGGCTGGTGCCGCAATATCATGCGGCAGCTTTAATACCTTACTTGAAAAATAAGCAATGAAAAAAACAAGGAATGTCTGCATGATCAGGGGTATTGCAATCAAAATTATGTGTAAAGGATTATTGAGAATAACATCCCCCTGGAATGAAAAAATGATGACTAATGTCAAAAGAAGTCCAATGGTCGTGACATTTCCAAATTTCGGAATAAATTGGTTCTGAAGATATTCCAGGCCATGCTTGCGGGTAATATAGTTCCTAGTTATTACTCCACCTACAAGGGGAATGACAACGAACAAAATTACCGAGAGAATCAACGTATCCCATGGTATAGATATGCCTCCTACACCAAGGAGAAATCTTACGATCGGAGTGTAAGCTACAAGGATAATCAGGTCATTAGTTGCAACCTGCACTATTGTATACGCGGCATTTCCATTTGTCAGATAGCTCCATACGAACACCATTGCAGTACATGGAGCAGCTCCCAAAAGTATGGCACCAGCCAGATACTCCTTAGCTAGCTCCGCAGGGATAAGTGCTTTGAAAATCACAAAGAAAAACAGCCACGCAATTCCGAACATAGTGAAAGGCTTAATGAGCCAGTTTATCACCCATGTCACAAATAGCCCCTTTGGATTTTTGCCCACGTTTTTAATACTTTGAAAATCGACCTTCAGCATCATGGGATAGATCATGAGCCAGATTAGTATGGCAATCGGAATGGATACATTGGCATACTTGAAGCGTCCTAGAAACGCAGGAATTTCAGGGAGGAATCTACCGATCAGTACACCTACAATCATGCACAAGATAACCCACACCGTGAGATATTTTTCAAAAAAACTGATCCCTGCACTTTTGTTTTTTTCCATATAACCACCCTTCAAATACTGTTTGATTTTTGTAAAATCTATAGGACCTCTTCGACTACTAAGATCTTGGTATAAGAGATAACTCCTCCATCCAAACTGTGCCTGAACCTCTTTCAATAAAATAACGTAAATACTAAATAATTTTGATGTGTTTTTCTGTTTTAAAATTATTATTAGATGGCTGGGTTTTGCAGCAATTGTTTCCTTCTTTAACTGCTTTAGGGGTTGTCAACCTTTTGAGCAACGTAGCCGCATAGGCACTGCCCTTCTCACTAATTGTGTAGTATGTCCATTTTCCTTCCTTTCTGCTCTCAACAACACCTGATTCAACCAGAATCTTCATGTGGTAGGAAAGTCCCGACTGTCCCAAATTCAACTGTTCTTGCAAAACACAAGCGCATTTTTCACCGCTACGAAGTAGTTGAAGTATTCGCAGACGTGTTTCATCGCAAAACGCTTTAAATACTTTTGCTTGTTTCTCATAAACAGTTGCCAAGATATCACCTCATATCAAAATTATTTGATATGATACTATTATATACATCATATCAAATTTTGTCAATGTGTTTGAAAAAGTTTTCGGACAAAGCAAAGATCTATGGATACTTACTGGTCCAAAAGACATAAGCTACTAAAAATTGATTTGGATACCAATTGTTAACTGTAATTTTTATTATTTATGGTATGCTGATAGTAAGAGAAATCACAGGAAATGCGTGGGGCTGTATATTCATTTTCGTGTTTTTATGGAATGCGTTTTAACAATAGGCATTATTAGAATTTAGATTAAATCTCATCAAATCACTAAAACTGTATAATACAAGCAAAAAATAAAAACTTGGCTTAACTAATAATAGGAAGTTACTAGAATTTTTGAGACTATTCTCAGGTTTTTGCAAAATTATATTTTATAATAAAAATCGAAAAGGATGAGATGTAGTTGAATTTGTTGTTTTTTAAACTTAAAGAGGTACTATCCTCTGTTTTGCCAATTATAGTTACAGTAATTATTTTAAATTTTACTATCGCACCCCTTGATGTCTCTTTGATCATAAGGTTTTTTATTGGTGCCGTGTTGATTATCCTTGGTTTAGCTATTTTTTTATGTGGCGTTGATATTGGGATTAGTCCCATTGGTAACTCTTTCGGGTCAACTATAATAAAAACGAATAAACTATGGATAGTTGTCATTGCTATATTCATAGTTGGATTTTTCGTTTCAATTGCCGAACCATCTCTACGTATTCTTGCGAGTCAAGTTGATTTCGTTACATCTAGTGTAATTTCAAAGGAAAGTATTGTTGTTATAGCATCAATCGGTGTTGGAACTATGCTTTCTTTAGGTTTTGTAAGAATCCTCTATAACATTCCAATAAATAAAGTATTTACTATTTTATATTCGATTATTTTCATACTTGCCCTTTTTACATCCCGAGAATTTTTAGCAATATCTTTTGACGCTTCCGGATCAACAACAGGAGCAATGACGATTCCTTTTATCTTAGCTCTCGCCCATAGTGTTTCCGCAATGAAAAGCGATAGCAAAGCCTCTGAAGAAGATAGTTTTGGTTTAGTTGGAATTGCATCCACAGGTGCTATCATGACCGTTATGATTATGAGTATAATTTCAAAAACCGATGCAAGTACAGTCAGCCTTGAATACAATGATCCAATATTTACCTCAATTTTTAGCCCTTTTATTCAACAAATAGCTCCGACAACCATAGAAGTTATTCTGGCTCTGCTCCCTATCGTGATAATTTTTCTTGTTTTTCAAATATTTTCTTTCAAATTATCAAGGAAAACCATTAGAAAAATTGTCATGGGGCTGGTATTTGCATTTATAGGATTTGTTTTGTTTTTAGTAGGAGTTAATGGAGGTTTTATGGAAATGGGTGTTGCCATCGGTTACGGTGTGGCAACCTTAGAAAATAAAGTTTATCTTGTTATTGTTGGTTTCTTTTTGGGATTTGCTACGGTACTCGCAGAGCCATCTGTTTATGTGCTAATACATCAAATAGAAGATGTTACAAGCGGGTATATTAAAAGAAAAGTAGTATTAATCCCACTTGCTATAGCCGTTGGTACCGCAACTGCATTATCTATGGTAAGAATACTTGTCCCAGGTATACAATTGTGGCATTATCTCCTGCCAGGCTATGTGATTTCGTTGGTGATGAGCTATTTTGTTCCGAAGCTCTTTGTTGGAATTGCCTTTGATTCAGGAGGCGTCGCAGCAGGTCCAATGACGATCACCTTTATATTAGCTTTTACTCGAGGCGCTGCTGAAGCTGCTGAAGGAGCAAATGTATTAGTAGATGGATTTGGAATGATTGCAATGGTTGCATTGGCACCATTAATTGCTTTACAAATATTAGGCTTCATTTTTAAGGTAAAATCAAAAAACGGAGGAATTGAATATAGTGATGAGTAGTTTTAAAATGATTGACGTTGAACAAATCTGCATAATTATAAATTTCGGATTGGGAAGCAAACTGTTGCAAATAGCTAAGAATTATGGCATTTCCAATGGAACGGTTCTGCTTGGAAAAGGAACTGTAAACAATCGAATTTTAGATTTTTTAGGTCTATCCGATATAAGAAAAGAAATTGTATTAATGGTTGCCAACAAAAAGACGGCAGATCAGGTCCTTGAAAAATTACATGACGAAATTAATTTTGAAAAACCCGGCCATGGTATAGCATTTACCACTTCTGTTCGCTTGTTAGTAGGAATCGGAGGTTATAAAAGTGATAATTTAAAAGAAAGAAGAGGTGTAGATGATAATATGTATGATGCGATAACTGTAATTGTGGATATGGGTAAGGCAGAGTATGTGATTGATGCGGCAACAAAGGCGGGATCTAAAGGTGGGACTATAATTAAGGGACGAGGATCAGGAATTCATGAAACCAGTAAGCTGTTTTCTATGAATATTGAGCCTGAAAAAGAAATTGTACTGATTCTTTCAGAAAAAGATAAGACTGAGGCTATTGTATCTTCAATAAGGAAAGAACTAAAAATAGATGAGCCTGGAAAAGGCATTCTCTACATTCAAAATGTAAATAAAGCATATGGTTTATATAAGTAATTCACTGAGTGTTTTCATGGTTTCTTTGCACTAACTTACAATTCCTTAGTACCAAAAAAAGTTAAACAATATATTTTTATAGCTATAATATAATTTCAACTAAGATGCAGTAATTAATTTTCAAGGTGTAAATCTAATCAATCAACAAAAATATTTATACTATAATTCGAACTTAATCAAATTTTAAATCAACGGAGAGATTTTAATATGTATTCTATCTTACTAGTGATTATCTATATTTCATTCATCAGTCTCGGATTGCCAGATGCTCTTTTAGGGTCAGCCTGGCCAAGCATGTATGAAACATTAAACGTACCTGTATCGTATGCAGGAATTTTATCAATGATTATCTCTGGAGGAACTATTGTTTCAACTTTGTTCAGCGGTAAGTTTATTCATAAACTTGGTACTGGGAAACTAACCGCCATAAGCGTTGGAATGACTGCTATAGCATTGTTTGGTTTTTCTATATCAACTTCTTTTTGGCATTTGTGTTTGTGGGGGATACCTTACGGTTTAGGTGCAGGAAGTGTTGATGCAGCACTTAACAATTTTGTCGCCCTGCATTACAAAGCTAGACATATGAACTGGTTACATTGCTTTTGGGGAGTTGGAGCCACAATTGGACCATATATTATGGGAATATTGTTGACTAAGGGTTTTAAATGGAATTCAGGATATTTTACTATTTCGTTAATTCAAATTGTTCTAACCTCAGTACTGTTTTTTACTTTGCCGCTGTGGAAAGAGAAGAAAACAGATAACAAAGTCAAAGAAGAAAAATATAAAAATTATTCTTTAAAAGAGGTTGTTACTTTACCCGGGGCAATGTCTATTATGATCGCTTTTTTCTCTTATTGTGCTTTAGAGGCAACCACTGGTTTGTGGGCGGCAAGTTATTTAGTTCTAAATAGAGGTATAGCTGCTGAAACAGCGGCCAAATGGGCTGCTTCATTTTATTTCGGAATTACAATAGGAAGGTTTATATCTGGATTTATAACTTTCAAAATGAATAATAAAAATATGATACGTTTGGGGCAAGGGATCATCATTCTAGGGTTGTTACTATTGATTCTTCCTTTTAGCAATTATACGGCATTTATAGGCCTTATTCTCATGGGTTTAGGTTGTGCACCGATATATCCAAGTTTGATACATTCAACACCAACTAATTTTGGCAAGGATGTTTCACATTCAATTATAGGAGTACAGATGGCTTCTGCATATCTTGGAATAACTCTTATGCCACCTTTGTTCGGATTTTTGCAAGAATATTTCGATATAAGGTTATACCCCATATATTTAACCATATTAACCTTTCTTATGATATTCATGGCCGAAAAGGCAAATAGTTTATTTTTGAGAAAACCTGCGATCAATAGTAACCCCTGATTTATTTAATATCTTTTGAATAAATCAGTAACTCATCGCGTTTGTACCACCCTGTTTTT
This genomic window from Petrotoga mexicana DSM 14811 contains:
- a CDS encoding MFS transporter, with product MYSILLVIIYISFISLGLPDALLGSAWPSMYETLNVPVSYAGILSMIISGGTIVSTLFSGKFIHKLGTGKLTAISVGMTAIALFGFSISTSFWHLCLWGIPYGLGAGSVDAALNNFVALHYKARHMNWLHCFWGVGATIGPYIMGILLTKGFKWNSGYFTISLIQIVLTSVLFFTLPLWKEKKTDNKVKEEKYKNYSLKEVVTLPGAMSIMIAFFSYCALEATTGLWAASYLVLNRGIAAETAAKWAASFYFGITIGRFISGFITFKMNNKNMIRLGQGIIILGLLLLILPFSNYTAFIGLILMGLGCAPIYPSLIHSTPTNFGKDVSHSIIGVQMASAYLGITLMPPLFGFLQEYFDIRLYPIYLTILTFLMIFMAEKANSLFLRKPAINSNP
- a CDS encoding DUF1538 domain-containing protein; translated protein: MNLLFFKLKEVLSSVLPIIVTVIILNFTIAPLDVSLIIRFFIGAVLIILGLAIFLCGVDIGISPIGNSFGSTIIKTNKLWIVVIAIFIVGFFVSIAEPSLRILASQVDFVTSSVISKESIVVIASIGVGTMLSLGFVRILYNIPINKVFTILYSIIFILALFTSREFLAISFDASGSTTGAMTIPFILALAHSVSAMKSDSKASEEDSFGLVGIASTGAIMTVMIMSIISKTDASTVSLEYNDPIFTSIFSPFIQQIAPTTIEVILALLPIVIIFLVFQIFSFKLSRKTIRKIVMGLVFAFIGFVLFLVGVNGGFMEMGVAIGYGVATLENKVYLVIVGFFLGFATVLAEPSVYVLIHQIEDVTSGYIKRKVVLIPLAIAVGTATALSMVRILVPGIQLWHYLLPGYVISLVMSYFVPKLFVGIAFDSGGVAAGPMTITFILAFTRGAAEAAEGANVLVDGFGMIAMVALAPLIALQILGFIFKVKSKNGGIEYSDE
- a CDS encoding ArsR/SmtB family transcription factor; amino-acid sequence: MATVYEKQAKVFKAFCDETRLRILQLLRSGEKCACVLQEQLNLGQSGLSYHMKILVESGVVESRKEGKWTYYTISEKGSAYAATLLKRLTTPKAVKEGNNCCKTQPSNNNFKTEKHIKII
- a CDS encoding P-II family nitrogen regulator translates to MSSFKMIDVEQICIIINFGLGSKLLQIAKNYGISNGTVLLGKGTVNNRILDFLGLSDIRKEIVLMVANKKTADQVLEKLHDEINFEKPGHGIAFTTSVRLLVGIGGYKSDNLKERRGVDDNMYDAITVIVDMGKAEYVIDAATKAGSKGGTIIKGRGSGIHETSKLFSMNIEPEKEIVLILSEKDKTEAIVSSIRKELKIDEPGKGILYIQNVNKAYGLYK
- the arsB gene encoding ACR3 family arsenite efflux transporter — its product is MEKNKSAGISFFEKYLTVWVILCMIVGVLIGRFLPEIPAFLGRFKYANVSIPIAILIWLMIYPMMLKVDFQSIKNVGKNPKGLFVTWVINWLIKPFTMFGIAWLFFFVIFKALIPAELAKEYLAGAILLGAAPCTAMVFVWSYLTNGNAAYTIVQVATNDLIILVAYTPIVRFLLGVGGISIPWDTLILSVILFVVIPLVGGVITRNYITRKHGLEYLQNQFIPKFGNVTTIGLLLTLVIIFSFQGDVILNNPLHIILIAIPLIMQTFLVFFIAYFSSKVLKLPHDIAAPASMIGASNFFELAVAVAISLFGTLSPAALATIVGVLTEVPVMLMLVNIANNTKKWFKHA